The following proteins come from a genomic window of Bartonella apihabitans:
- the gltX gene encoding glutamate--tRNA ligase — protein sequence MSTPVVTRFAPSPTGFLHIGGARTALFNWLYAKHTGGKMLLRIEDTDRERSTKAAVDAIIDGLKWLGLTWDGDPISQFSRVDRHREVAEELVKKGQAYYCYATPEELTEMREKARAEGKPPRYNGIWRDRDPSEAPKGVKPVIRIKAPQQGETIVHDRVQGDVHFPNKDLDDFIILRSDGTPTYMLAVVVDDHDMGVTHVIRGDDHLTNAARQTILFKAMGWDVPVMAHIPLIHGADGAKLSKRHGALGVDAYRAMGYLPIALRNYLVRLGWSHGDDEIMSTEDMISWFDIDDINKGAARFDFKKLEAINGQYMRMSDDKDLFDAALSILPEIEGGKELQAKLNEKNRSEFLKAMPELKERAKTLVELIDNAAFIFSDRPLKLDEKATNLLNDEGKAILKEIYPSLNSCTDWAKEKLDHIIRNYAEEAQLKLGKVAQPLRAALTGRAVSPGVFDVLVILGREKSLGRIHDQIA from the coding sequence ATGTCCACGCCTGTAGTTACACGTTTTGCCCCTTCACCAACCGGTTTTCTCCATATCGGAGGGGCGCGTACCGCTCTTTTCAACTGGCTTTATGCCAAACACACTGGCGGCAAGATGCTGCTCCGCATTGAGGATACCGACCGCGAAAGATCAACAAAAGCTGCCGTCGATGCAATTATTGACGGATTGAAATGGCTGGGACTGACATGGGATGGCGATCCCATTTCACAATTTTCGCGCGTTGACCGGCATCGCGAGGTGGCAGAAGAGCTCGTCAAAAAGGGGCAGGCCTATTATTGTTATGCAACGCCGGAAGAATTGACCGAAATGCGCGAAAAAGCCCGTGCGGAAGGAAAGCCGCCGCGTTATAACGGCATATGGCGTGACCGTGACCCTTCGGAGGCTCCCAAGGGAGTGAAACCGGTTATCCGCATCAAAGCCCCCCAACAAGGTGAAACAATTGTTCATGACCGCGTTCAGGGCGACGTCCATTTTCCAAACAAAGATCTCGACGATTTCATTATTCTTCGTTCGGATGGCACACCAACATATATGCTTGCGGTCGTTGTAGATGATCATGACATGGGGGTCACTCATGTTATTCGCGGTGATGACCACCTGACCAATGCAGCGCGCCAGACAATTCTGTTCAAAGCTATGGGTTGGGATGTTCCAGTTATGGCTCATATCCCACTTATCCATGGGGCAGATGGTGCGAAACTTTCAAAACGGCATGGTGCGCTCGGCGTTGATGCCTATCGTGCCATGGGTTACTTGCCTATTGCATTGCGCAATTACCTTGTTCGTCTCGGCTGGAGCCACGGAGATGACGAAATTATGTCAACCGAAGATATGATCTCGTGGTTTGATATTGACGACATTAACAAAGGTGCAGCGCGCTTCGATTTTAAAAAGCTCGAAGCGATCAATGGTCAATATATGCGTATGAGCGACGATAAAGATTTGTTTGACGCTGCTCTTTCTATTCTGCCCGAAATTGAAGGTGGTAAAGAACTACAAGCAAAATTGAACGAGAAAAACCGTTCAGAATTTCTAAAGGCAATGCCGGAGCTGAAAGAGCGCGCTAAGACACTTGTCGAACTTATTGATAATGCAGCTTTTATCTTTTCTGACCGTCCATTGAAGCTCGATGAAAAGGCAACCAACCTTCTCAATGACGAAGGTAAGGCCATCCTCAAGGAAATTTATCCTTCTCTCAATTCTTGCACCGACTGGGCCAAAGAAAAGCTTGATCATATTATCCGGAACTATGCTGAAGAGGCCCAATTAAAGCTTGGTAAAGTCGCTCAGCCATTGCGGGCGGCATTAACCGGAAGAGCCGTTTCGCCGGGCGTTTTCGATGTTCTTGTCATTTTAGGACGTGAAAAGTCGCTTGGACGCATTCATGATCAGATTGCTTGA